The following are encoded together in the Triticum dicoccoides isolate Atlit2015 ecotype Zavitan chromosome 6B, WEW_v2.0, whole genome shotgun sequence genome:
- the LOC119326689 gene encoding uncharacterized protein LOC119326689, translated as MVNVMMKTNPDPVVLAKAMKARKSVVQIYHVKKIDGKKCTTSSGTGFIIKTRDADCVVVTNRHVTAGEEPFDEANDKLFVRFIRGSGGVEDRPGLLRFYDFFVDLAFIEVQGLRGKMPPALRFTMASELQIGTSVVAIGYCNTSGVTRPDPDMPEVYARIPSVCPALIAGPVWRKGEDDKDEEEEDDEEEDEDEGHEQWLHLDSPSRDGCSGGPVMCARGVIGVVAQAALQITASVSTESVHEVLKRWLGIPLEDDRSVQAIIDTLL; from the exons ATG GTTAACGTTATGATGAAGACCAATCCTGACCCAGTGGTTCTAGCTAAAGCCATGAAAGCTAGAAAAAGCGTTGTGCAAATCTATCACGTCAAGAAAATTGATGGGAAGAAGTGCACCACTAGCTCCGGCACTGGTTTCATCATCAAGACCAGAGATGCAGATTGTGTTGTGGTAACTAACAGGCACGTGACTGCTGGAGAGGAACCTTTCGACGAAGCTAATGACAAGCTCTTTGTTAGATTTATCCGTGGGAGTGGTGGAGTTGAGGACCGACCTGGTCTTCTAAGGTTTTATGACTTCTTCGTGGACCTTGCTTTTATTGAAGTCCAAGGACTGAGGGGGAAAATGCCACCAGCTCTACGTTTTACTATGGCAAGTGAATTGCAAATTGGGACAAGTGTTGTTGCCATTGGCTACTGCAATACAAGTGGCGTGACACGGCCAGATCCAGATATGCCTGAAGTTTATGCTAGGATTCCATCGGTTTGCCCTGCATTGATTGC TGGACCAGTGTGGCGAAAGGGAGAAGATGAcaaggatgaggaagaggaagacgatgaagaagaagacgaGGATGAAGGGCACGAACAGTGGCTGCACCTTGACTCTCCATCGAGGGATGGATGCTCAGGAGGCCCTGTGATGTGCGCGCGTGGTGTCATTGGAGTCGTTGCTCAGGCTGCCCTACAGATTACTGCGTCCGTTAGCACTGAATCAGTACATGAAGTGCTGAAACGGTGGCTCGGCATTCCATTGGAG GATGACAGGAGTGTGCAGGCGATCATCGATACATTACTGTGA